TTGAAGTCAACTTTCATAGTGGCCgaaccatgtaattacaacgtcatGTGATGCACCGGGGCCCAGTGACTTCTTTCagtaagctaacattgtgaaagaagcggctgtaaaacGGCGGATTACTTTTTTGAGCGTTACAACCCTcgcaaaatgacttgtttgatTATTATCAATTAAgacattcagtccaataaaatttgaaaagtctagaagagccgcaagattaaatcatttttaattctATTCAAGGTAGCTgggcgctaaactggaagttatcCGGCCCTGTTGGCGAAAGTCTCGAGTGCACACGCTCTACAGGCCCCACAACGCGGAAGATCCGGGTAATTTTATACCTAGGAAGTTGAGCCATTTTGtcttcatgcgccactgagcaacATTGTGTCCAGATTTGAATGTAACATCCTTGGGTTAGCCTTtcagctagcctagctggctgctaaaatgaagaaataaaattagataaaatgtttaaatccctTATCTCTCATTGAGGACGAGGCTTTACTGCTGGAGAGTGCGAACAAGAGCCATGACGACCTAACGTTAGCGTGTGGCTAGGCAACGTCGCTAACGGTTATCCATCTGATGgatcataaatattaaaaacacttttaatatataGGCGACAAAGCAAACAGTAaaaagtgaagtattttaacCAAGTTAcggatgaaaaagcactgagGTAACTACAGACGAATACTGTAGAGTCGGCAGCCTAATCCAGGTGGCAGTGTATGATATTATGTAGTACCCATGAGACAGATTGTTAAAGTTTGTGaagttcctctcctctgactcCAGGTCAGAGCCTTTAAAATCCGGCTCTGTGACATAATACGGAAACACTTTCATATTATGTTAAACAACAGGCTTGTGTATAGACTTCCTCTCTTGCATTAGTTTCAGCTGACTGTCTTACTCTGTAAGGAGATATAATCAGCCGATCCCATCTCCGGCCACCTGTTACCTCAGAGCTACAGGTTGTCTTGAGATGAGGATGTAGTAGGAGCCAGATTTTCCTCAGCAGGATTTGAGCAGCACACCAGGAAGTACACACAGTCACCTGCTCTCTCTTTCAATGCCTGCACACTCAGACACAGAGCacctccagacacacacatgggTGTTACACAGGGAAACTCAACATGCTGCTCGTCCCATACAGCATGAAATAACAATACCTGTCTTCAGGTGGTGTGTTAAACCTGTAACTGCCCACtgactgtgacacacactgGTTTAAAGtcttatttaaagctgcagaggTCCTCTCAGGCTGTGTCGCTGTCCATGGTATCTATGTGTGGCTCCTCGACACAGCCAATCAAACCAGTAAATTAACACTGGGAACGTGTTTCATTATGAACAAGGAGGCAGCGGCAGATGGTTCACACTAATCTCCTCTAACTGTAAAGCTTTAACTACTCTTCTCACAGTGCCAATTACAGTCGCAGGTTACTTACTCTTGGTGATCTTCTGCAGCCCAAGCACATCCTCGGGCGTTATTACGGTATTTCTGCGCAGTTCTTCTTCAGTTGTAACCGGGATCCCCATGTTTGATGAGTTGCAGCCTTGCTGCACTTTCATGTCCAGCAGAAGAGGGCTGTTCGGTGTGAGACCTGGACAGGGACTGAGGCTTTCTGCTGCTCTCGGCGTCGTCGCCGCAGGAGCCGATTTACTTGCGTCGCAGCCTTTAGTTGCGCGCTGGCTAATACACGGCACAGCAAACAGGCTCTGTGCTGCTCCAAGAATAACTCATTCTCCGTGCCTCCTCCCCTTCTCGATCCggtaaaagataaaaatcagCCCCTTAGCTCCCTCCCCTCCCGCGCTCAAGGCTCATCGGCTCTCTCACAAGCTATTTAATCCAAATCCTGTGGCTTTACCCCGACCAGTGGTGCGTGGCTCACAGTCTGCGCACCTCGTCATCTGCTGTGATACACCGGCGCGTGCATGGCTGGGCTTTACTCAGGAGAAGTAACTGATTACTCAGTACTCGAGTCGTTCCTCACTTCAGAGATGAGCTCCATCCATCCCCCCCCAGGTGGGGCAGAAGTTCACAGGTGTCACAGATAATCTCTTGGTGAGAGGAttctgtttaaaggtgcactatgtagttttggggaagacatttttaatcaggagagaaagatcttcattgatatttttatgcctgaacaaactaaataaacaaactctttgttttcatgactgaataaacaaactgaccttaaaggacaacacagtttcatactgttttactttgtttatatgtggcagaccctgcccccttttagcttcaaacagtgttctggggaccttattatcctctgagaacagcttgttcattgaGTTATgggaaaaacatttctgagtttgtattattacctcattaatattgtaaaaattgaaattctcagtttgaatttcttccccaaaactacacagtgcccctttaagagaAGAGTGCTAATTCATCCAAAAGCTGTTTGTATCTTTCTCTTCCTTAGAAACATATGAAAGGTTATAGGTTCTCACTGTGCATTCTAGCTGAGATAAAATCTTGTTGAGGTTCGCCTCTATAGCATTGTAGGCTACACCTCAACAGCTAATTGTATCAACGTGTGGTCACAGTTTTAACGCTAGTTATAATACGTAACATTAAAGCATAAGGCTTTCATAAGGTCATGAAAGCGAGCTCATATCCATGTTATGTGAACCTGATATAGCaggtattgtagaaatgttgatataacACATATGACTCGTACAAATTTTGACATACTGTatctttggtttgcagaaatgtaaaatgggGAAATTTCATTATGATGACTGGGCTGTTTGAAGAGTTATCTTcaactgaaactgtaaaactgagGCAGTAAATCCAAAACAACGAGCTGAAAGAAACACTCCATAGAGTTGATGGGAAATAACTCTCATCAGGTTCATTCAAAAAAAGCGACCCTTTTCATATCATACTTGTTTGATCCATGTTTAATAAAAAGTGCTGATTGGTgacactttaaataaatgtatatgtgtataaGAACATTATGACCTGAAGGAAACAAAGGACAAGATGAGACTGACTGTCAGCTTTATAATacctttatttcatttttttcattggaAAGTTGCTTTCCAGATGCCAGCATCCCTGAGAAAGTGTACAATGCAAATCTCCTGGACAGCCCCATCAGTGAGCTGAAACAGGGCCAGCCAAAAGATATTCACAACTGCAAAGCACAACCCTGCGCGGCCACGTTTCTCTTGTTTAATCACAGACTGGCCAGTTCCCTCCTCCAGTCACTGAAGTTAGCCTTTTGCTTTGTGATGAGGAGACAGTGCCTCCCTCTGCTTGGCAAACTCACTGCAGGGCATGTGCAGAGCTGAGAGGTGTCCATGGTAGTACTTTGTGAGGAGTGATGTGATAGTTTATCCCTTTACTCTCTAAAACCTGTGGATCCCAGGAGAGGGAGAGCGCTTTGTTGAACAGGCTTATTGGCATCATTTCAGCTGGAAACACATAGGCGagtaaataaaaattaaataaaaaggggTATAATAGCTttgaaacaaactaaaaaaaacacaaactatcaacTTAAATTTGCTAATCCCCTCTAATCCCGCTTTCATAAATATGATAAATCATATCTTCTTCCTATGAGGTCTGTAGACAGAGAGTATTGCTACCGTTTTTACAGGTGTTACAGTCGCTCTGGGAGTCTGTGACAATCATTCACGATGCCACATACTCCCAAACCCTACCAGTAAAAGCACTAACAATATTCAAAAACCATTAGCTTGTGTGGCTAAGTGGCCATTGAAGAATTTCCAGGGGATGGTAAGCAGCATTGCAAGCCTGGCCCCTTGCTATTCCCTCCTGTTAGCCCACAGTCTGCTGGATTCCTCTCTATGCGGTCATCTCGAAGCAGCCCCTGCGGTGCGTCTGCATGTCCCTCACCCTGCGGATGGACTGGATCTGGGGGTGGTGGGCTCCCCAGTCATTCCAGTGCTTGTAAGGGCCCATCTCAAACACGTACTGGTAGCCACGGTAGCCGGGGTACTGGTAGCCCACCCAGCTAtgtgaggaagaagaaagaaacacatgTGAGCCAAAAAGTTCTACTTTTATCTTAGTTTTCATTTTGGATGATCTTAACAATCTCTTCGTCAGTTCCTCTGACTCTAAGGCCACCATACAGGCTAAAAGCAGGATACAAGATGACTTGAAATGACTTACGTTCCACCGGTGACCTGAATGCTGGCAACACGGTCCTGGAAGCCGTAAGACCACAGGCTTGGGATATCCTCATCACACACCTCCATCTTACGACCCTCAAAGTTTGGACACTCATACAGGCAAATCTTGTGGTCCTGGGGATCCTGTGAGACACAAACACCAGAACCAGAATCAGGTTTTATTCCAATAAGCAGTAAAATGCTATGTATCGGGTCAGATAATCTGTAGATCCAGAGTGTACAGTAAAGAACTACaagtaaatgtatgtataatttactttaactatcgatactcaagtacattaaAATCAGATACAGATATATACGTTACTTAAATACTATACATATGtgttactttcacttttatcaaagtcatatttttacatgatatttatattttacaacaCTGGACACCTGTAGATCAATTACTGTCATGTCCAGGGGATCCCCAGCAAAAATggcaatcatttattttcactctaATTCCATCTTTAAGTAAAACAGTGACAGGATGTATGATTATGTTAGTCATGCGTTGGGTACACTTtctgttataaaacatttatttcaattaagtaagtaagtaagtaagtaagcaGGTAAGTGAGTAATTCTTATCAGATGAACGACGCTGGGACAAAATTTGTCACAGTTTAGAGGGTCCTAGATGTGAAAAAGTTTGATATCTACTGTTGTTAGatgttgttttcagatttgGCCAATAAAAAGATTTCAAGCAAGAAAAGTCCAACTAGGGTCGCtacagttgttgtttgttgtttatttattgttatgtATTACTGATGATGGGCTTGAATAGAAATGTTGCTTTAGAAGCTAAGACCAAACCTCTGggggaaaaacactgaatacttGCAATTGTCTTCATTTTTTCTAGTCAAATTGACACATAGTGACATCTCAGCGTATAAAAGCTTTAATCCAAAAATACTGGCAGTGCAAAAAGCctataaatacacatataaCTGAAACCATAAAAGGCACTTCCCTTGTGCTTATAGAGGATGGATGAGAGGATAGAAAACAGTGATAAAAATCAGCACTTGAAGCCACAATAGACAGGAAAtgcagcacaggaaaaacctgaAGGCTGATCTCAACTTACCATCTTGACGGGCCTGACCGACATGAAGCGGTCACACCTGTAGCTGTTGGACCAGGTGTCCCAGCGGGGATACTCTCCCTTCTCCAGCATGAACATCTCACCGGTCATGTTCTGCTGCTCATAACCCACCCAgctagacagacagacagatagatattTTACTTCCAGGGATTGAACATACATAGCTGTAGCACATATTTGATTGGCAGGTGTAGTGACTCACGGTCCACACTCCACCCTGATGGAGCCGATTCTCTCGAAACCCTTCTCACAAAGGTTACGGGATTCTCCGAACAGGTCCATCCTGCGGCCTTGGAAGTTCTCAAATTCATAGAGGTATatctgaaaagtaaaacaagttCAATGCAATCGTTTCTGACGTCAGATATTGTCAATGCATTACaagtttatgttgtttttagtaGATGTACCTTGTGATTGCGCAGCCCGATGGCAGAGTGGCTGCCAATACTGCCCTGAGCACCGGAGTGAGACATGATCAGATctggagagagaagaaacacaaagtCAGTCGGCCATTTCCAGTTCACTGGAAGGTTACGAAGAGGGTAATTACTCTTTATTGACTGCTGGAATACAACATGTACACTGTGAGCGATGTGTAAAATGGCAAGCCAAgtcaatatttacatttgcCATCAGCAAATGTCATGAACTGAAGCACCCTTTGATATATCAAACatattaaaagtcaaaataagAGATGCTGACATCTTTCAAAGGATTCAAATCAGCTCAGATCAAACACTTTTTGCCTTATTGCTGAAAGGGAAAATTTTTTCCATGTAACTTAATTTTGTGATGAGCGGACGAGCAGAAACTTAATGTCCATCTTTATGTAGGATTTAAAGAGTTAACTAACACCAGGCTGAGAAGCAGCATTTTGCTGCCCTCTCTGGTTGAAAGTTTCTCACCATGACCAAAATCCCTGATGGCTGAAGTGAATAAATTTGCTTAGCAACCAcacccaacagtgatgtcataGTCTACTGACACACCCTGGAGTACACTActacatcactgcagcaaggTGAGAAGTTAAACCATTTCAAGTCAACAAAAACAGGGTGTTAAGTTGCTTCTCGAGGTTAAAACATATTATAAAAACAGTTCAGCATACTTCCTTCTTTTATAATTAGTTTCTTCTATAGTGGACCAAACATGAACCTCAATGCTCAGTGTCTCTCttgtattttttgattttcttttttgctcaataaaactgttttattcaGGTTTGTGGAAGGCTATGGTGCACCTGTTCGGTGGAGAATTCAAGAGCCCTCCCGCAATAatatgttttcaattaaaaattaTGTGATTTCACATCACTTTAGCTCATTATTATGACCATATCTGTGAACAAAAACTTGTTAAAGCTTGAGCAGATAAATAATTAACAACCCAACAAGCTCATTCGTATAAGTCATTTGGCTTAAGTGTAACTCAAATCACCTAAATCTTTTAATGTTGACTATTAAATTTAAGCTGTACGAGCTAAAAAGATTTAGCAGCTTAAAATTATTGGTTTACGTTACGTGTTCATTTTGAAGTAATCGGTTTCCtcaatttttttcaaaatgaaatcactttgtcagatttgacagtgtatatatactatattgataatcacattttaatgttcTGCATGCTCAAATCTGTCCCGAAAGCTTTTTTTTAGCAGCATAGTTTCATCTGATTCTGTCCTCAAAGTGGATTTCCTTCTGTACATTTTCCAGTACATCCCCTGGTACTTTGTTATTTCCACGAGAGGAAGAATACTCACTAATTAGCCAAAAACTAATCTGTTCAAACCTGCCAAGATCAATTTTAAGGATAAATGATCCGGCACAGTCCCTCATCTTTTCATCCATCTTACCTCAGGATGACAACATGAGAGCagtgtgaaaacataaaatcataCCAAGCTGCATTTTGTTAATATACCATCTACTCAGTCCCAAATACAGGTTTAAAAGAGAAGTCAATCCTTGCTTGATTCTTTTCAGCCCAAATAGTAAACAGGAAAACCACAATATTCCCTTCAACATCCAAATGTTTTTAGCTGTTCTTGAAGAGTTAGAAGACCTGAGAGTGGAAACTTACACTTACAATTGCAGGCTGAAACGGACCGACCTTTGGTGAAAGTGATGGACGCAGGCCTTGTGAGTGgggatatatatatacattcaCAACCGACTGAGTCTATAGAGGCAGGATCGTGACTTCTCATTGGCTGGGAGCTGTTTGGAGCACGGtgcaggggtcaaaggtcacgcTGCTTATCTGCACATAAGTCGTGCTGACTCGGCGGCCTGTTTTGTTGTCCAGCACCATTGTGGGGAACCGGTGACAGTCACTGTCATCAGCAGAAAGTTTGCCTGCCtttcaaaccacacacacagagttagtTCTGCAGCTCTCACGCTCTCACACTTTCTTTCTAAATTATTTCTCTATGTTTTATCCTTCCCTTCTGTCATTGTCTCCAGTTTTTCTGTGCTCTGATTTGTCTTTCACCTccatattttctctctctttcttttgaTCCTCAGTGCAGCCGGTCCAAGCCTTTGAGccctgtgtgtgtaatgtgctGACTGCAGGAGTGGCATCCATCTCTCTATTGTTTAGACAGGCGACTGTTGGACACTCTTTTGCTTATTGTAGTGCTGGACAGGCTATATCCATGCATACACATCATATACAACCACACCTACACACTCCGGTCATATGCACACATGCGTTTGTACACCCACAGTGGATTGCGTGCACGCTaacagaatattttcttttttggaaaGCAAGTGAAGGATAATATCATGTGATCGATTTTCTATaagcaaaaatattcacatgttGTGTTATAATAATTGATATAACAGGTGTATCAGTATTGTCCCATGGATCTCTCACGTCTGTGGCACTACGAtcctttaaatgtttccaaaacATTATGATTTCCATCTGATGTGATTTTCGTGAATGTTTTGCAGTGTTGAACAGTGGTGAACGGCCTGTGGGCAAATGTTTGTGGCATGAACTTGAAAATGGATTATTAGAGCACTGAGAATGAGGTCAGAAGAAACGTCATCTGACATCTGTGCAACTTTAGACATTTATAGAGTagacacaggaagaaaaacagagataCAAGATTAATGTCACTCTGATTCTAATTAatttaatacaacaaaattATGTCATCATCTTTCTGGAATATCAATTTGCTCAGACACtaacgaaaagaaaaaaaagaagcacatACAGATGTTTTATTCTGCAGCCAACAAGCTCTCATACATACTCTTTGTTGACCTGAAATCAGCTAGCTTCATCCTGAACACAGGAAGAGACTCATTCAAATTAATCCCATACTAGCCGTaaagaagaggtggaggaagtaGAAAATATTTTGCCAGAGTAAGCAAATTGAACTAAAACATCAAAAGTTACGGTACTCATGCAGAAAGGCTTCTTTTGAAGtgttttcatatatttaattaatgtttGATTCATGACTTATTTCCCTCTAAGATTAGAGGGTATAAGTACAATgcaacaaaatggaaatactcgaaTAGAATACAAATATTTTGACTCTGTATCGTACAATACTTAAGTCAATGTACGTAGTTATACTCCAAAACTGCAGACAAGGATAGTAACATACATACtaaaagttttaacatttgATGTATCAGTAAGGACATTAAATGATTGCTAAATCACAGTTCATCAACCCAGAGTATAAGGGTCTATGTAGCTTTGCAAAATGTGTACAAATAATGGAAAGGTTTTGTTGGGGTTTAGGATTAAGACAGCTATAGGTGAACTACTGACCCATAGAGAGGCTCGTGTGAAATGTTAGGAAGAAtttcagttttgtgttaaatatgACATCAATGTACTTTGTGGTGGAAGAAAAAATTGGATcctttacttaaataaaagcagcaataccacactgtgaaaaatggcatttttcagCTAATCCAGCCCCAAAGAGTAAAACAGCTCATTTAGCTTTAGAAGTACAGTTGGAATATTTTCTCAACCTGTAAAGGAACTTTAAATCATTTGGTTTATCCGaaacattcacattcaaaatAAGCAAAATTAGAGATACTGGGCTTTCACTGCACAGGAAAAttaagaatgtgaaaaaaaaatctgaaagtaacttgtaactaaagctATTAGACCAATGaagtggagtagaaagtacaataGAATTAAAGAAGAgtacaagtaaagtaaagtacaagtaccttgaatttgcacttaagtacagtacttgggtagaaaaaacacattaaatgaaGTACACTACAAGGTAAGTTATCACTGTCTGAACGGATGTGTGTAAACGTGTAAGTGTGAGTTCCTTTGTATGCTCTGAGTGTATGTGTGCCTGCATTAACAGGCCTTTGTATGCCTTTCTCTGtccatgaatgtgtgtgtgcattactGAGCATGTGTGTACATAGGAGTGAGTGAAAAGGTGGAAGGACCAGAGACGTGAGGTCAGTAGAGGTGGACATGAGGCACAGATTGGAGACAGAGCACAGCGCAGTGTGGAGAGGACTCAGTAAGATTATCACTTATTTATATGCACATTATTTTATTAGACACGTTTGTCATTTTGAGTCTTTCAACGTATCTTCAAagtaaaagagacaaaatgttctgtttgtAGGCagccatttctgtttttgtgctttaccactaaatgtgtttttcttttttttccaccagagtCACTGGCAAGACCATCCACATCTATGATGATCTGTTTCCTGGACCAGGCTTTGCCAGGACTTGGTCCAGCCCACCGGTCATGGACCATTTGGAACTTGTGCTTATCTGCACTGGGCACGGTGCCCTCCATCCAGTCCCACTGCGGCGAACTAAAGCCCAGCAGCTCAGTGCTGAACAATGACTGGAGCAGCAATGTGCTGACTCCTGCCCCGACCCACAGGCCCAGCTGCTTTTCAGCACCAGCATGTATAAATAGGTCCGTTTACTCCGGGGTCAGG
This is a stretch of genomic DNA from Pagrus major chromosome 2, Pma_NU_1.0. It encodes these proteins:
- the crybb1l3 gene encoding crystallin, beta B1, like 3: MSHSGAQGSIGSHSAIGLRNHKIYLYEFENFQGRRMDLFGESRNLCEKGFERIGSIRVECGPWVGYEQQNMTGEMFMLEKGEYPRWDTWSNSYRCDRFMSVRPVKMDPQDHKICLYECPNFEGRKMEVCDEDIPSLWSYGFQDRVASIQVTGGTWVGYQYPGYRGYQYVFEMGPYKHWNDWGAHHPQIQSIRRVRDMQTHRRGCFEMTA